A window of the Dyadobacter pollutisoli genome harbors these coding sequences:
- a CDS encoding HlyD family secretion protein: MKTSLFVLIIATLLTCCKGKENPYDASGTFEAVETIVSAEVTGRITKLDLEEGQELKAGQIVGYIDSLQLFLKKKQLEAQIKATGSKLPDIAAQTNVYKQQLAVSQVRLDNLLHEQKRIQNLLKADAATPKQLDDITAQIAELQKQLEVIRKQDAAQASVLKTQTSGLRADVLPLYVQIEQINDQLAKSKIINEVNGSVLTKYAETNEMAVAGKPLYKVADLSTIILRAYITGDQLPKVKLNQNVKVLVDSADGKYRGLQGQIEWISSKAEFTPKTIQTKDERANLVYAVKIRLKNDGFLKIGMYGEVIL, encoded by the coding sequence ATGAAAACATCCTTATTCGTCTTGATAATCGCCACATTACTAACCTGCTGCAAAGGAAAGGAGAACCCATATGACGCGTCTGGCACCTTCGAAGCTGTCGAAACGATCGTGTCCGCTGAGGTTACCGGCAGGATCACAAAGCTGGACCTGGAAGAGGGCCAGGAGTTAAAAGCGGGCCAAATTGTGGGCTACATTGACAGCCTGCAACTTTTCCTCAAAAAGAAGCAGCTGGAAGCGCAGATCAAAGCCACAGGCAGCAAGTTGCCCGACATTGCGGCTCAAACCAATGTGTACAAACAGCAATTGGCGGTATCGCAGGTGAGGCTCGACAATTTGCTTCATGAACAAAAAAGAATCCAGAACCTGCTGAAAGCAGATGCCGCTACGCCAAAGCAACTGGATGACATTACAGCGCAGATCGCGGAGCTGCAAAAACAGCTGGAAGTGATCCGCAAGCAAGATGCTGCGCAGGCGTCGGTACTGAAAACGCAAACCTCGGGGCTAAGAGCCGATGTATTACCGCTTTACGTGCAGATTGAGCAGATCAATGACCAGCTCGCCAAATCCAAAATTATTAATGAGGTGAATGGCAGCGTGCTTACCAAATATGCTGAGACCAATGAAATGGCTGTGGCGGGAAAGCCACTTTACAAAGTAGCTGACCTGTCGACCATTATTTTGAGGGCCTACATTACGGGTGACCAGTTGCCGAAAGTGAAATTGAACCAGAATGTGAAGGTACTGGTGGACTCGGCGGACGGAAAATATCGTGGGCTGCAAGGCCAGATAGAATGGATCAGCAGCAAAGCGGAATTTACCCCAAAAACCATTCAGACTAAGGACGAACGGGCTAACCTGGTATATGCCGTTAAGATCAGGTTGAAAAATGACGGGTTTTTGAAAATCGGGATGTATGGCGAGGTAATTCTGTAA
- a CDS encoding ABC transporter ATP-binding protein — translation MEAVVVKNLTKTYGKEKTLAVDNVSFSVQKGELFGLIGPDGAGKSSIFRILTTLLLPDSGAASVDGFDIVQDFKKIRNTVGYMPGKFSLYQDLTIEENLHFFATVFGTTIEENYHLIKDIYVQIEPFKKRRAGKLSGGMKQKLALCCALIHKPTTLFLDEPTTGVDPVSRKEFWEMLRRLKEQDITIIVSTPYMDEASLCDRIALIQGGKILSIDTPQNIVQAFPDRLFAVKANEMYPLLKTLESFPARLNSYAFGEYAHITLESAEGVSELEKYLTAQKLSGIDIKAIEATIEDSFIKLLN, via the coding sequence ATGGAAGCAGTTGTTGTTAAAAACCTCACCAAAACCTACGGCAAGGAAAAGACGCTGGCGGTCGACAATGTATCTTTTTCGGTTCAAAAAGGCGAGCTTTTTGGATTGATAGGGCCTGACGGTGCGGGCAAATCAAGCATTTTCAGGATACTGACAACATTACTGTTGCCTGATTCCGGTGCGGCCTCTGTCGATGGTTTCGACATTGTTCAGGATTTCAAAAAGATCAGGAATACAGTGGGTTATATGCCCGGGAAGTTCTCATTGTACCAGGATCTGACCATTGAAGAAAACCTGCATTTTTTCGCGACCGTTTTTGGCACGACAATTGAAGAGAATTACCATTTGATCAAAGACATTTACGTACAGATCGAGCCATTCAAAAAACGCCGGGCGGGGAAACTGTCGGGTGGTATGAAACAAAAACTGGCATTATGCTGCGCGTTAATTCACAAGCCGACGACATTATTTCTCGACGAACCTACTACCGGCGTGGACCCGGTTTCGAGAAAGGAATTTTGGGAAATGCTTCGCCGGCTCAAAGAACAAGACATCACGATCATCGTTTCTACGCCTTACATGGACGAGGCTTCGCTTTGCGACCGCATTGCACTGATCCAGGGCGGTAAGATCTTGTCTATCGACACGCCGCAAAATATAGTACAGGCATTCCCTGACCGATTATTTGCCGTGAAAGCGAATGAAATGTATCCATTGTTGAAGACGCTGGAAAGTTTTCCTGCCCGGTTGAACAGCTATGCATTCGGAGAGTACGCGCACATCACTTTGGAAAGTGCGGAAGGTGTTTCGGAACTCGAAAAATATCTGACCGCACAAAAGCTTTCGGGGATCGATATCAAAGCCATTGAGGCTACGATCGAAGATTCTTTCATTAAACTATTAAACTGA
- a CDS encoding ABC transporter ATP-binding protein has product MTGQHIQAEKVIVCEKLTKRFGDFTATDEISFEVYKGEIFGFLGANGAGKTTAMRMLCGLSAPTSGKASIAGYDVYTQTEDIKRNIGYMSQKFSLYENLTVLENIEFFGGIYGLPDEQIETKTNELLDRLGMKSESKKLVASLPLGWKQKLSFSVAVLHEPKIVFLDEPTGGVDPVTRRQFWNLIYEAADRGITVFVTTHYMDEAEYCNRISIMVDGRMEVLDSPANLKSRFGVKTMDEVFYQLARGAKRGD; this is encoded by the coding sequence ATGACCGGACAGCATATACAGGCGGAGAAAGTGATCGTTTGCGAGAAACTGACGAAGCGTTTTGGTGACTTTACCGCTACGGACGAAATTTCGTTTGAAGTATATAAAGGTGAGATTTTCGGCTTTTTGGGAGCAAATGGCGCAGGAAAGACTACTGCCATGCGAATGCTTTGCGGACTGTCGGCGCCGACATCCGGCAAGGCGAGTATTGCAGGTTACGACGTGTATACTCAAACGGAGGACATCAAGAGGAACATCGGCTACATGAGCCAGAAATTTTCTTTGTATGAAAACCTGACGGTTCTTGAAAATATCGAATTTTTTGGAGGGATCTACGGCCTGCCCGACGAGCAGATTGAGACCAAAACCAATGAGCTGCTGGATAGACTGGGGATGAAAAGCGAGAGCAAAAAACTGGTGGCTTCTCTGCCGTTGGGCTGGAAACAGAAGCTGTCCTTCTCGGTAGCCGTGTTGCACGAGCCCAAGATCGTTTTTCTAGATGAACCTACGGGCGGTGTAGATCCCGTGACGCGGCGTCAGTTCTGGAATTTGATCTACGAAGCTGCCGATCGTGGCATTACGGTTTTTGTGACAACGCATTATATGGATGAGGCCGAATATTGCAACCGTATATCCATCATGGTGGATGGGCGAATGGAGGTTTTGGATTCACCGGCCAACCTCAAAAGCCGTTTTGGTGTGAAGACCATGGACGAAGTTTTTTATCAGCTGGCGAGGGGCGCCAAGAGGGGGGACTAG
- a CDS encoding ABC transporter permease codes for MKQFIAFVRKEFYHVLRDKRTLLILFGMPIAQILVFGFALTNEVKDSEILVVDYAKDNASQEIITKIAASRYFKIRKAALTHTEILSTFQKGKIKAVVVFPANFNDELRHNNKAQVQIITDASDINTANMITNYLSAILLDYQNQINVNIEMPYQIIAETRMLYNPQLKGAHGFVPGVMALVLMLVSVMMTAISIVREKETGTMEILLVSPFKPVLVIFAKALPYLFLSLINVSAIIFLSVFALELPVKGSLLLLFAESTLFIITCLALGIFISIKTDSQQIAMLISLMGMLLPTMIFSGFLFPIENMPYPLQVISNIVPSKWFYIIVKSIMIKGLGIQSLWKETSILLGMTLFLLTISLKSFKIRLQ; via the coding sequence ATGAAACAGTTTATCGCATTTGTACGGAAAGAATTTTATCACGTTTTGCGTGACAAAAGGACATTACTGATCCTATTCGGAATGCCCATTGCCCAGATACTCGTCTTCGGTTTTGCATTGACCAACGAGGTCAAGGATTCGGAAATACTGGTGGTGGATTATGCGAAGGATAATGCTTCGCAGGAAATCATTACGAAGATCGCGGCAAGCCGATATTTTAAAATCCGCAAAGCTGCATTGACGCATACCGAAATCCTTTCGACATTTCAAAAGGGGAAAATCAAAGCGGTGGTAGTGTTTCCGGCTAATTTTAATGACGAACTGCGGCATAATAATAAAGCGCAGGTGCAGATCATTACCGACGCCAGCGACATTAATACGGCTAATATGATCACCAATTATCTGTCTGCGATCCTGCTGGACTATCAGAATCAGATCAATGTAAATATCGAGATGCCCTACCAGATCATTGCCGAAACACGAATGCTTTATAACCCGCAGCTCAAAGGCGCGCACGGGTTTGTACCGGGCGTAATGGCGCTGGTGTTAATGTTGGTTTCCGTGATGATGACCGCGATTTCTATTGTTCGCGAAAAGGAGACAGGTACTATGGAAATCCTGCTGGTTTCGCCATTCAAACCTGTCCTGGTGATCTTTGCCAAGGCATTACCTTACCTATTTTTATCGCTGATCAATGTGTCGGCTATTATATTCCTGAGTGTTTTCGCGCTGGAACTTCCGGTGAAAGGTAGCCTGCTGCTACTATTCGCAGAGAGCACGTTGTTTATCATTACCTGCCTTGCCCTGGGGATCTTCATTTCCATCAAAACCGACTCGCAGCAAATCGCGATGCTGATCTCTCTGATGGGTATGCTGCTTCCGACGATGATTTTCAGTGGCTTTCTTTTTCCGATCGAAAATATGCCTTATCCGTTGCAGGTCATTTCCAATATTGTTCCTTCCAAATGGTTTTACATCATCGTCAAATCCATCATGATCAAGGGTTTGGGGATTCAGTCACTATGGAAGGAAACCTCCATTTTGCTGGGTATGACATTGTTTTTACTGACCATCAGTTTAAAAAGTTTTAAAATCCGTTTGCAATGA
- a CDS encoding ABC transporter permease gives MRTLKFLLRKEFRQIFRDKSIVALIFIMPMIQLIIMPLAADYEVRNVNLAVVDNDKSSYSQKLISKVIASGYFRLQGYNDSFNEAFTLIESDKADLILEIPHGFERNLIREDKQKLFVAVNAINGTKANLGGSYLSSIIGSFNADIRMQLVQQPRFSQFPIIEVVASNWFNPVLNYKIFIVPGILAILVTMVGGFLSALNIVKEKEIGTIEQINVTPIKKHIFILGKLIPFWVLANIVFTIGLLLARLIYGIVPIGSLLVLYLFISIYLLTVLGFGLLVSTYCDTQQQAMFIMFFFMMLFILLGGLFTSIDSMPDWAKLITRINPVRYMIEVMRMVILKGSGFMDVLPHLGAVSAMAVLLNGWAILNYKKTN, from the coding sequence ATGAGAACATTGAAATTTCTATTGCGTAAAGAGTTCCGGCAGATTTTTCGTGACAAATCCATCGTCGCACTGATCTTTATTATGCCCATGATACAGCTGATCATTATGCCGCTTGCTGCTGACTATGAGGTGCGTAATGTTAATCTGGCTGTGGTCGACAATGATAAGTCATCCTATTCTCAGAAGCTTATTTCCAAAGTGATCGCCTCGGGGTACTTTCGTTTGCAGGGTTATAACGATTCTTTCAATGAAGCATTTACGCTCATCGAGTCCGATAAAGCAGATTTGATACTGGAAATTCCGCATGGATTTGAGAGAAACCTGATCCGCGAGGATAAGCAGAAACTGTTCGTGGCCGTGAATGCGATTAATGGTACCAAGGCCAATCTGGGCGGTTCGTACCTCAGCAGCATCATTGGTAGTTTCAATGCAGACATCCGAATGCAGCTTGTACAGCAGCCGCGGTTCAGCCAGTTTCCGATCATTGAAGTCGTGGCTTCGAATTGGTTTAATCCTGTCCTGAACTACAAAATTTTCATTGTCCCTGGCATTCTCGCCATTCTGGTGACGATGGTAGGAGGGTTTCTATCGGCCCTCAATATTGTGAAGGAAAAGGAGATCGGTACCATTGAACAGATCAACGTGACGCCGATCAAAAAGCATATTTTTATTCTCGGTAAGCTGATCCCATTCTGGGTACTGGCCAATATCGTTTTCACGATAGGGTTACTTTTGGCACGCTTGATCTACGGAATCGTCCCAATCGGCAGTCTGCTGGTTTTGTATCTTTTTATCTCCATTTACCTGCTGACCGTGCTGGGTTTCGGGCTGCTGGTCTCCACTTATTGCGATACGCAGCAGCAGGCGATGTTCATTATGTTCTTTTTTATGATGCTTTTCATCCTGTTAGGCGGGCTTTTTACTTCCATCGACAGTATGCCCGACTGGGCTAAGCTCATCACGAGGATCAATCCCGTGCGCTATATGATCGAGGTCATGCGAATGGTAATCCTCAAAGGCAGCGGCTTCATGGACGTGCTGCCTCATTTGGGAGCAGTTTCAGCGATGGCCGTCCTATTAAATGGTTGGGCCATCCTGAACTATAAGAAGACAAACTAA
- a CDS encoding zinc-binding alcohol dehydrogenase family protein, which yields MKILVCNTPGTLSYQEAEKPVLEKDHTIIKIKRIGICGTDLHAFEGTQPFFNYPRILGHELSGEIVEMDGAPGFSVGEAVTFIPYFNCGTCVACRNERPNCCTTLKVSGVHIDGGMSEYLSVPSYSLVHGDGLTYDELALVEPLAIGAHGIRRADVRKNEMVLVVGAGPIGLGAMEFARIAGGRVIALDINDSRLDFAREKIGVEFTVNALTDNVAEKLAEITNGDMPTVIVDATGNLRAINTAFSYLAHGGRYVLVGLQKGEISFSHPEFHKREATLMSSRNATRADFEHVIQSMKNGLVDPKTYITHRVTFPQVKEQFESWLDPANGVIKAMVAVE from the coding sequence AAAAGATCATACGATCATTAAAATAAAGCGTATTGGTATTTGCGGCACCGACCTTCATGCATTTGAAGGTACCCAGCCATTTTTCAATTATCCAAGGATTTTGGGCCACGAACTTTCAGGAGAGATCGTGGAAATGGATGGCGCACCGGGTTTTTCAGTCGGCGAAGCTGTCACATTTATTCCTTATTTCAACTGCGGTACCTGTGTTGCCTGCCGTAATGAAAGGCCAAATTGCTGTACGACCCTCAAAGTTTCCGGTGTACACATTGACGGAGGTATGTCTGAATACCTGTCGGTGCCCTCCTACTCGCTCGTACATGGTGACGGGCTTACTTACGATGAGCTAGCACTCGTGGAGCCGCTCGCAATCGGTGCACATGGGATCCGCCGCGCGGACGTACGTAAAAATGAAATGGTGCTGGTGGTTGGCGCAGGGCCCATTGGCCTGGGCGCGATGGAATTTGCCCGAATTGCCGGAGGCCGCGTCATTGCACTCGATATCAATGATTCAAGACTGGATTTCGCCCGGGAAAAGATCGGCGTCGAATTCACTGTCAATGCATTAACAGACAATGTCGCCGAAAAGCTGGCCGAGATCACCAATGGGGATATGCCGACGGTTATTGTGGATGCCACGGGCAATCTTCGGGCCATCAATACAGCATTCAGCTACCTGGCACATGGCGGACGATATGTACTTGTGGGGCTGCAAAAGGGAGAAATCAGTTTCAGCCATCCCGAATTTCACAAGCGCGAGGCTACGCTGATGAGCAGCAGAAACGCGACGCGGGCTGACTTTGAGCATGTCATTCAAAGTATGAAAAATGGTTTGGTAGACCCTAAAACCTACATTACCCACCGCGTCACATTCCCTCAGGTTAAAGAACAGTTCGAAAGCTGGCTTGATCCTGCGAATGGTGTGATCAAAGCGATGGTGGCAGTTGAGTAA